A stretch of the Stigmatella erecta genome encodes the following:
- a CDS encoding NUDIX hydrolase, translating into MSSLPRPWQRLRRGLEHDYRIAKVRSDIFADPRTGHEHPRLLIDTPDWVNILALTPENHIVLVRQFRFGTCDSTLEIPGGLVEAGEDPAVAAARELEEETGYVPGRVEALGSVRPNPALQGNTCYSFLARDCVKTHGGRPDEGEDLVVELHPYADVPRLIREGHITHAIIVAAFHLARLHADAAR; encoded by the coding sequence GTGTCCTCCCTCCCCCGTCCCTGGCAGCGCCTGCGCCGTGGCCTCGAGCACGACTACCGCATCGCCAAGGTCCGCAGCGACATCTTCGCCGACCCGCGCACAGGCCACGAGCACCCGCGCCTGCTCATCGACACCCCGGACTGGGTGAACATCCTCGCCCTGACGCCCGAGAACCACATCGTCCTGGTGCGGCAGTTCCGCTTCGGCACGTGCGACAGCACCCTGGAGATTCCGGGGGGGCTGGTGGAGGCGGGGGAAGACCCGGCGGTGGCGGCGGCCCGGGAGCTGGAAGAGGAGACGGGCTACGTGCCGGGCCGGGTGGAGGCGCTGGGCAGCGTGAGGCCCAACCCCGCCCTCCAGGGCAACACGTGCTACTCGTTCCTCGCGCGCGACTGCGTGAAGACGCACGGGGGCCGCCCGGACGAGGGGGAGGACCTCGTCGTGGAGCTGCACCCCTACGCGGACGTGCCGCGCCTCATCCGCGAGGGCCACATCACCCACGCCATCATCGTGGCCGCCTTCCACCTGGCACGGCTGCACGCGGACGCCGCGCGCTAG
- the moaC gene encoding cyclic pyranopterin monophosphate synthase MoaC, with product MKMVDVGGKKKTERVAVAVARLRMLAATLERIQQGQVEKGDVLAAARLAGIMAAKRTPDVVPLCHPIALSGVEVTLAPFEAGLEVRVVVRTVDRTGVEMEALTAACAAALTVYDMCKSVDRGMVIENVQLEHKSGGRSGTWDRTPPKPQRRAARKR from the coding sequence GTGAAGATGGTGGACGTGGGCGGTAAGAAGAAGACGGAGCGGGTGGCGGTGGCCGTCGCGCGCCTGCGCATGCTCGCCGCGACGCTCGAGCGCATCCAGCAGGGGCAGGTGGAGAAGGGGGATGTGCTGGCGGCGGCGCGGCTCGCGGGCATCATGGCCGCCAAGCGCACCCCGGACGTGGTGCCGCTGTGCCACCCCATCGCGCTGTCGGGCGTGGAGGTGACGCTGGCCCCGTTCGAGGCGGGGCTGGAGGTGCGCGTGGTGGTCCGCACCGTGGACCGCACCGGCGTGGAGATGGAGGCGCTCACGGCGGCGTGCGCGGCGGCCCTCACCGTCTACGACATGTGCAAGAGCGTGGACCGGGGCATGGTCATCGAGAACGTGCAGCTCGAGCACAAGTCCGGAGGCCGCTCGGGCACCTGGGACCGGACGCCCCCGAAGCCCCAGCGCCGGGCGGCCCGGAAGCGCTAG
- a CDS encoding trans-sulfuration enzyme family protein gives MSSKRLKTVAVHAGSRLADSKSQPLVPAIHMSTVGWFDSSEDLDGALDGKDYVYSRISAQNTALLEEAVAALEGAEGCVSYASGMAALRAVFEAQNLQRGDRVVMPGDGYGVTRALYKALCARLGVELHALSLSEARAPARILELRPKLVLAESITNPLLSVPDIRALARACEQVGAALAVDATFPSPYGQRALSLGAHYAVQSATKWLNGHSDALVGTVSASRERLAPLRSMRLLAGDVLGPFEAWLTLRGLRTLPVRMKAHSEHAAHVARRLAESPLLERVYYPGLPSHPDHAVAQAVLEGGFGPMVAFEIKGADRAASFRVLEALKVARPGPSLGDVCTLVMHAASASARRLTPEERAAAGIRENLIRVSVGLEDPDDIVEDLLGAVARGNMP, from the coding sequence ATGAGCTCGAAGCGACTGAAGACGGTGGCGGTGCACGCGGGCAGCCGGCTGGCGGACAGCAAGTCCCAGCCGCTGGTGCCCGCCATCCACATGTCCACCGTGGGCTGGTTCGACAGCAGCGAGGACCTGGACGGGGCGCTGGACGGCAAGGACTACGTCTACTCGCGCATCAGCGCCCAGAACACCGCGCTCCTGGAGGAGGCGGTGGCGGCGCTGGAGGGCGCGGAGGGCTGCGTCTCCTACGCCAGCGGCATGGCGGCCCTGCGGGCCGTGTTCGAGGCGCAGAACCTCCAGCGGGGTGACCGGGTGGTCATGCCCGGGGATGGGTATGGCGTCACGCGCGCGCTCTACAAGGCCCTGTGCGCCCGGCTGGGCGTGGAGCTCCACGCGCTGTCCCTGTCCGAGGCCCGCGCCCCCGCGCGCATCCTCGAGCTGCGGCCGAAGCTCGTGCTCGCCGAGAGCATCACCAACCCGCTGCTGTCCGTGCCGGACATCCGCGCCCTGGCGCGGGCCTGCGAGCAGGTGGGCGCCGCGCTCGCGGTGGATGCCACCTTCCCGTCCCCGTACGGGCAGCGGGCCCTCTCGCTCGGGGCACACTACGCCGTCCAGTCCGCGACGAAGTGGCTCAACGGGCACAGCGATGCGCTGGTGGGCACGGTGAGCGCCTCGCGCGAGCGGCTGGCCCCCCTGCGGTCCATGCGCCTGCTGGCCGGGGACGTGCTGGGGCCGTTCGAGGCCTGGCTCACCCTGCGCGGCCTGCGCACGTTGCCGGTGCGCATGAAGGCCCACAGCGAGCACGCGGCGCACGTGGCCCGGCGCCTGGCGGAGTCCCCGCTGCTGGAGCGGGTCTATTACCCCGGGCTGCCCTCCCATCCGGACCACGCCGTGGCCCAGGCGGTGCTGGAGGGCGGGTTCGGGCCCATGGTGGCCTTTGAAATCAAGGGCGCGGACCGGGCCGCCTCCTTCCGCGTCCTGGAGGCGCTGAAGGTGGCGCGGCCGGGGCCTTCGCTCGGGGATGTGTGCACGCTGGTGATGCACGCGGCCAGCGCCAGCGCGCGCCGGCTGACGCCCGAGGAGCGCGCGGCGGCGGGGATTCGCGAGAACCTCATCCGCGTGTCCGTGGGGCTGGAGGACCCGGACGACATCGTGGAGGACCTGCTCGGCGCGGTGGCGCGGGGGAACATGCCGTGA
- a CDS encoding CoA-binding protein: MNFRDNLIESEAGIERVVKASKRVAVLGIKTEQQAGQPALYVPEYLVRAGVEVVPVPVYYPDVTHILGKPVFRRLVDIPGEVDLVDVFRRPQDIDAHVEDIIAKKPKAVWFQSGIRNDAAAEKLAQAGIQVVQNRCLMVDHRRYGSR, encoded by the coding sequence ATGAACTTCCGGGACAACCTCATCGAGAGCGAGGCGGGCATCGAGCGCGTGGTGAAGGCCTCGAAGCGCGTGGCGGTGCTGGGCATCAAGACGGAGCAGCAGGCGGGGCAGCCGGCGCTCTACGTTCCGGAGTACCTGGTCCGGGCGGGGGTGGAGGTGGTGCCGGTCCCCGTGTACTACCCGGATGTGACGCACATCCTGGGCAAGCCCGTGTTCCGGCGGCTCGTGGACATTCCGGGCGAGGTGGACCTGGTGGACGTGTTCCGGCGTCCCCAGGACATCGATGCGCACGTGGAGGACATCATCGCCAAGAAGCCGAAGGCGGTGTGGTTTCAGTCCGGCATCCGCAATGACGCCGCGGCCGAGAAGCTGGCCCAGGCGGGTATCCAGGTGGTCCAGAACCGGTGCTTGATGGTGGACCACCGGCGCTACGGCTCCCGCTGA
- the metH gene encoding methionine synthase, with translation MSHLPAPLPLPPGENGRRVEALRAAMRERVLVLDGAMGTLIQAQNLKMNDFGGAEYEGCNEHLVLTRPDIIQGIHAEYFAAGADVTETDSFGGTPLVLAEFGLGHKALEINIAASRLARQAAADAEAKDGRMRWVAGSIGPTTKAISVTGGITFDELVNQFAAQTEGLAIGGSDYLLVETCQDTRNVKAALLGIERAFRKLGYALPVAVSGTIEPMGTMLAGQSVESLAASLEHVELLYLGLNCATGPEFMTDHLRSLSGMSPFAVSCVPNAGLPDENGHYLESPEMLARSLRRFCEHGWLNVVGGCCGTRPSHIRAIADAVKGLRPRTATAKPRSTLSGVDFLEVTDDLRPLIVGERTNVIGSKKFKELIAAGQYEDASEVARAQVKRGAQVIDICLANPDRDELEDMTRFLDVVVKKVRVPLMIDSTDEKVIERALTYCQGKAIINSVNLEDGEERFEKVVPLARQYGAALVVGCIDEVGMAVTRQRKLEVAQRSVELLTGKYGMKAEDLYFDPLVFPCASGDAQYTGSAVETIEGVRLIKQRFPQCKTVLGISNVSFGLPTAGREVLNSVFLYHCVQAGLDMALVNSEKLERYPSLPQEERTLAEDLLYNRGGDPITPFAAHFRERKPQKAATSSLPLEERLQRYIIEGSRDGLFADLDLAMEKYGPLEIINGPLMKGMDEVGRLFGANELIVAEVLQSAESMKAAVGHLEPRMSQTQTATRGKIVLATVKGDVHDIGKNLVEIILANNGFQVVNLGIKVPPEQLVQAVREHRPDMLGLSGLLVKSAHQMVATAEDLKRAGVEVPILVGGAALSRNFVDKNIAPAYSGTVAYAQDAMSGLDLAKQIVDPQGHDKLRQELAERRAKLAQEVKDRPKVSAPLTPATRSKSVRVLETVPPVPDYERHVLTNTPLDHIWKFINPVMLYGRHLGLRTSSRVLGTPAEAELGKTEEGRKALALKEEVEALKAFLRGGVMHARAVFQFFKAGSDGNRVLLFDGLTGEQKAVFDFPRQEKEDGVCLADYVLPLEGGAPRDNLGMFVTTAGGGIRELSEGFKAKGEFLKMHAVQALALETAEGYAELLHTQLRSMWGFPDKPDMTMLERFRAEYEGKRYSFGYPACPRLEDQAGLFAALRPEEIGVQLTDGFMMEPEASVSAVVFHHPQAHYFSVT, from the coding sequence ATGAGCCACCTGCCCGCCCCCCTGCCGCTGCCCCCTGGTGAGAATGGCCGCCGCGTCGAGGCTCTGCGCGCCGCGATGCGCGAGCGCGTCCTGGTGCTCGACGGGGCCATGGGCACGCTCATCCAGGCCCAGAACCTCAAGATGAACGACTTCGGCGGGGCCGAGTACGAGGGCTGCAACGAGCACCTCGTCCTCACCCGGCCCGACATCATCCAGGGCATCCACGCGGAGTACTTCGCCGCGGGCGCGGACGTGACGGAGACGGACTCCTTCGGCGGCACGCCCCTGGTGCTCGCCGAGTTCGGCCTGGGCCACAAGGCGCTGGAGATCAACATCGCGGCCTCGCGGCTGGCCCGCCAGGCGGCCGCCGACGCCGAGGCGAAGGACGGCCGGATGCGCTGGGTGGCCGGCTCCATCGGCCCCACCACCAAGGCCATCTCGGTGACGGGCGGCATCACCTTCGACGAGCTGGTGAACCAGTTCGCGGCGCAGACCGAGGGCCTGGCCATCGGGGGCTCGGACTACCTGCTGGTGGAGACGTGCCAGGACACCCGCAACGTGAAGGCGGCGCTCCTGGGCATCGAGCGGGCCTTCCGCAAGCTGGGCTACGCGCTGCCCGTGGCGGTGTCCGGCACCATCGAGCCCATGGGGACGATGCTGGCGGGCCAGTCGGTGGAGAGCCTCGCCGCGTCGCTGGAGCACGTGGAGCTGCTCTACCTGGGGCTCAACTGCGCCACCGGCCCGGAGTTCATGACGGACCACCTGCGCTCCTTGTCCGGCATGAGCCCCTTCGCCGTCTCGTGCGTGCCCAACGCGGGCCTGCCGGACGAGAACGGCCACTACCTGGAGTCGCCGGAGATGCTCGCCCGCTCGCTGCGGCGCTTCTGTGAACATGGCTGGCTCAACGTGGTGGGGGGCTGTTGTGGCACGCGCCCCAGCCACATCCGCGCCATCGCCGACGCGGTGAAGGGGCTGCGGCCCCGGACGGCCACGGCCAAGCCGCGCTCCACGCTGTCCGGCGTGGACTTCCTGGAGGTGACGGACGACCTGCGCCCGCTCATCGTGGGCGAGCGCACCAACGTCATCGGCAGCAAGAAGTTCAAGGAGCTCATCGCCGCCGGGCAGTACGAGGACGCCTCGGAGGTGGCCCGCGCCCAGGTGAAGCGGGGCGCCCAGGTCATCGACATCTGTCTGGCCAACCCCGACCGGGACGAGCTGGAGGACATGACGCGCTTCCTGGACGTGGTCGTCAAGAAGGTGCGGGTGCCCTTGATGATCGACTCCACGGACGAGAAGGTCATCGAGCGGGCGCTCACGTACTGCCAGGGCAAGGCCATCATCAACTCGGTCAACCTGGAGGACGGCGAGGAGCGCTTCGAGAAGGTGGTGCCCCTGGCGCGCCAGTACGGCGCGGCGCTGGTGGTGGGCTGCATCGACGAGGTGGGCATGGCCGTCACCCGCCAGCGCAAGCTGGAGGTGGCCCAGCGCTCCGTGGAGCTGCTCACCGGCAAGTACGGGATGAAGGCGGAGGACCTGTACTTCGATCCGCTGGTGTTCCCGTGCGCCTCGGGCGACGCGCAGTACACGGGCAGCGCGGTGGAGACCATCGAGGGCGTGCGGCTCATCAAGCAGCGCTTCCCCCAGTGCAAGACGGTGCTGGGCATCTCCAACGTGTCCTTCGGCCTGCCCACCGCGGGCCGCGAGGTGCTCAACTCCGTGTTCCTCTACCACTGTGTCCAGGCGGGCCTGGACATGGCGCTCGTGAACTCGGAGAAGCTGGAGCGCTACCCGTCGCTGCCCCAGGAGGAGCGCACGCTGGCGGAGGACCTCCTCTATAACCGGGGCGGAGACCCCATCACGCCCTTCGCCGCGCACTTCCGCGAGCGCAAGCCGCAGAAGGCCGCCACCAGCTCCCTGCCGCTGGAGGAGCGGCTGCAGCGCTACATCATCGAGGGCTCGCGCGATGGCCTCTTCGCGGACCTGGACCTGGCCATGGAGAAGTACGGGCCGCTGGAGATCATCAACGGCCCCCTGATGAAGGGCATGGACGAGGTGGGCCGACTCTTCGGCGCCAACGAGCTCATCGTCGCCGAGGTGCTCCAGAGCGCCGAGTCCATGAAGGCCGCCGTGGGCCACCTGGAGCCGCGCATGAGCCAGACGCAGACGGCCACTCGCGGCAAGATCGTCCTCGCCACGGTGAAGGGGGACGTGCACGACATCGGCAAGAACCTGGTGGAGATCATCCTCGCCAACAACGGCTTCCAGGTGGTGAACCTGGGCATCAAAGTGCCCCCCGAGCAGCTCGTGCAGGCCGTGCGCGAGCACCGGCCGGACATGCTCGGCCTGTCGGGGCTGCTGGTGAAGAGCGCGCACCAGATGGTGGCCACCGCGGAGGACCTCAAGCGCGCGGGCGTGGAGGTGCCCATCCTCGTGGGCGGCGCGGCGCTCAGCCGCAACTTCGTCGACAAGAACATCGCCCCGGCCTACTCGGGCACGGTGGCCTATGCGCAGGACGCCATGAGCGGCCTGGACCTGGCCAAGCAGATCGTCGACCCCCAGGGGCACGACAAGCTCCGGCAGGAGCTCGCCGAGCGCCGGGCGAAGCTCGCCCAGGAGGTGAAGGACCGGCCCAAGGTGAGCGCCCCCCTCACCCCCGCCACGCGCAGCAAGTCGGTGAGGGTGCTGGAGACGGTGCCCCCGGTGCCGGACTACGAGCGGCACGTGCTGACGAACACGCCGCTCGACCACATCTGGAAGTTCATCAACCCGGTGATGCTCTACGGACGGCACCTGGGCCTGCGCACCTCCTCGCGCGTGCTGGGCACGCCGGCCGAGGCGGAGCTGGGCAAGACGGAGGAGGGGCGCAAGGCGCTGGCGCTGAAGGAGGAGGTGGAGGCGCTGAAGGCCTTCCTGCGCGGCGGGGTGATGCACGCGCGCGCCGTCTTCCAGTTCTTCAAGGCGGGCAGCGACGGCAACCGCGTGCTGCTCTTCGACGGGCTCACGGGCGAGCAGAAGGCCGTCTTCGACTTCCCCCGCCAGGAGAAGGAGGACGGGGTGTGTCTGGCCGACTACGTGCTGCCGCTGGAGGGTGGGGCGCCGCGCGACAACCTGGGCATGTTCGTCACCACCGCGGGCGGCGGCATCCGCGAGCTCTCCGAGGGCTTCAAGGCCAAGGGCGAGTTCCTCAAGATGCACGCGGTGCAGGCGCTGGCGCTGGAGACGGCCGAGGGCTACGCGGAGCTGCTCCACACCCAGCTGCGCAGCATGTGGGGCTTCCCCGACAAGCCGGACATGACGATGCTGGAGCGCTTCCGGGCGGAGTACGAGGGCAAGCGCTACTCGTTCGGCTACCCGGCGTGCCCCCGGCTGGAGGACCAGGCGGGGTTGTTCGCCGCGCTGCGTCCAGAGGAGATTGGCGTGCAGCTGACCGACGGCTTCATGATGGAGCCGGAAGCGTCCGTGTCCGCCGTCGTCTTCCATCATCCTCAGGCGCACTATTTCTCGGTGACATAG
- a CDS encoding YiiX/YebB-like N1pC/P60 family cysteine hydrolase, which translates to MPSAPLLLALLALSGVPPAPGAALPPPSRALGVYELDPGSFAFLAQQDLQALQRHAAGLRALQEQLHAQRALYLQEQSTPYTPEQKHTLLTTWAAFFDYFVSTEIIRQRYWNFVTVPSLTQPAKHGWGFLLTHTALTTELAHGLTYAELTNGRKQLEVLLDEPSAEYGLPARAFTQFKQKVIHISTAAQLYTGDRYREQARGLLKKAGAHQLPLTVWALQEMKAASEVARGKLLQRGPAFFTVAAKDAVQDNAARAIFPVQRSVAEWMGDTRVARQGKPLISREQVLAVLEKTQPGDILVARQNWYLSNIGLPGFWPHAELYVGTPEQLSAHFDGDADVRAWLSTLPGQPRTLGEHLARLFPEKWAHYRGTDGHGDALRIIESISEGVSFTGPEHGMRVDYLGVLRPRLPLRQKAQAIVRAFTYQGRPYDFDFDFFSDASLVCTELVYKAYAPSEDMTGLRIGLVEVAGRRTLPANELVKLFDQEYGLPGRQLDFVAFLDGREQGQAAIEGDALSFRQSYRRLKWDIAQK; encoded by the coding sequence ATGCCCTCCGCCCCCCTGCTGCTGGCCCTGCTCGCCCTCTCCGGTGTCCCCCCGGCACCCGGCGCGGCCCTGCCCCCTCCTTCCCGGGCCCTTGGCGTCTATGAGCTGGACCCAGGCTCCTTCGCGTTCCTGGCCCAGCAGGATCTCCAGGCCCTTCAGCGCCACGCCGCCGGGCTCCGGGCCCTGCAGGAGCAGCTCCACGCCCAGCGCGCCCTCTACCTGCAGGAGCAAAGCACCCCTTACACCCCCGAGCAGAAGCACACGCTGCTCACCACCTGGGCGGCCTTCTTCGACTACTTCGTCTCCACGGAGATCATCCGCCAGCGCTACTGGAACTTCGTCACGGTGCCCTCCCTCACCCAGCCCGCGAAGCATGGCTGGGGCTTCCTGCTCACCCACACGGCGCTCACCACGGAGCTGGCCCACGGGCTCACCTACGCGGAGCTGACGAATGGCCGCAAGCAGCTGGAGGTGCTCCTGGACGAGCCCTCCGCGGAGTACGGCCTGCCTGCCCGCGCCTTCACGCAGTTCAAGCAGAAGGTCATCCACATCTCCACCGCGGCCCAGCTCTACACCGGCGACCGCTACCGGGAGCAGGCCCGCGGCCTCCTGAAGAAGGCCGGGGCGCACCAGCTCCCCCTGACGGTCTGGGCCCTCCAGGAGATGAAGGCCGCCTCCGAGGTGGCCCGGGGCAAGCTCCTCCAGCGGGGCCCCGCCTTCTTCACCGTGGCGGCCAAGGATGCCGTCCAGGACAACGCGGCGCGGGCCATTTTCCCCGTGCAGCGCTCCGTGGCCGAGTGGATGGGCGACACGCGCGTGGCGCGCCAGGGCAAGCCCCTCATCTCCCGCGAGCAGGTCCTCGCCGTGCTGGAGAAGACGCAGCCGGGGGACATCCTCGTCGCGCGGCAGAACTGGTACCTCTCCAACATCGGCCTGCCGGGCTTCTGGCCCCATGCGGAGCTGTACGTGGGCACGCCGGAGCAGCTCTCCGCCCACTTCGACGGGGACGCGGACGTGCGGGCGTGGCTCTCCACCCTGCCCGGCCAGCCCCGGACGCTCGGCGAGCACCTGGCCCGGCTCTTCCCGGAGAAGTGGGCGCACTACCGCGGCACGGACGGGCACGGGGACGCCTTGCGCATCATCGAGTCCATCAGCGAGGGCGTCTCCTTCACCGGCCCCGAGCACGGCATGCGCGTGGACTACCTGGGCGTGCTGCGGCCCCGGCTCCCGCTCCGGCAGAAAGCCCAGGCCATCGTGCGGGCGTTCACCTACCAGGGGCGCCCCTATGACTTCGACTTCGACTTCTTCTCGGACGCGTCACTGGTGTGCACGGAGCTCGTCTACAAGGCCTATGCCCCGTCCGAGGACATGACGGGCCTGCGCATCGGCCTGGTGGAGGTGGCGGGCCGGCGCACCCTGCCCGCCAACGAGCTCGTCAAGCTGTTCGACCAGGAATACGGCCTGCCCGGCCGCCAGCTCGACTTCGTCGCCTTTCTGGATGGACGCGAGCAGGGGCAGGCCGCTATCGAGGGGGATGCCCTCTCCTTCCGCCAGAGCTACCGGCGGCTGAAGTGGGACATCGCCCAGAAGTGA
- a CDS encoding patatin-like phospholipase family protein, producing the protein MATPTLHQLLDGKRIGLVLSAGYFGFYGHAGFLKGLASAGIHPTAYAGTSAGGMVAALGASGMPIPEIEELLLKQTKENFWDPDPIGAVMDVRKGHGFSGLLKGKRFRTLLEDNLPVRTFEELPHPLLLVAANLTQGTHDVFTSGELAPAIHATCAYPGLFRSVPIGQSHYWDGGLVDKAPALALSENAIGKDLDVLLVHYLPSKTRKIVGGPLVYAQGLATASAALRHDHFRLQLSLLETRKVPVYVVTSNLPPVTPTTLERGFGALDQARLSAERALARPPQKFEAS; encoded by the coding sequence ATGGCCACTCCCACCTTGCACCAGCTCCTCGACGGCAAACGCATCGGACTCGTCCTCTCCGCGGGCTACTTCGGCTTCTACGGACACGCCGGCTTCCTGAAGGGGCTGGCGAGCGCGGGCATTCACCCCACGGCCTACGCGGGCACCTCGGCGGGAGGCATGGTGGCGGCCCTCGGGGCCTCGGGCATGCCGATCCCCGAGATCGAGGAGTTGCTGCTGAAGCAGACGAAGGAGAACTTCTGGGATCCGGACCCCATTGGCGCGGTGATGGACGTGCGCAAGGGGCACGGCTTCTCGGGCCTGCTCAAGGGCAAGCGCTTCCGGACGCTGCTGGAGGACAACCTGCCGGTGCGCACCTTCGAGGAGCTGCCGCACCCGCTGCTCCTGGTGGCGGCGAACCTCACCCAGGGCACGCACGATGTGTTCACCTCGGGAGAGCTGGCCCCGGCCATCCACGCCACGTGTGCCTACCCGGGCCTGTTCCGCTCGGTGCCCATCGGGCAGTCCCACTACTGGGACGGGGGCCTGGTGGACAAGGCGCCCGCGCTGGCGCTGAGCGAGAACGCCATCGGCAAGGACCTGGACGTGCTGCTCGTGCACTACCTGCCGAGCAAGACGCGCAAGATCGTCGGAGGCCCGCTGGTGTACGCCCAGGGGCTGGCCACGGCCTCGGCGGCCCTGCGGCACGACCACTTCCGGCTCCAACTGAGCCTGCTGGAGACCCGGAAGGTGCCGGTGTACGTCGTCACGTCCAACCTGCCGCCGGTGACCCCGACGACCCTGGAGCGGGGCTTCGGCGCCCTGGACCAGGCGCGGCTGTCCGCGGAGCGGGCCCTGGCCCGGCCGCCCCAGAAGTTCGAAGCGTCATGA
- a CDS encoding DUF2795 domain-containing protein: protein MAYGQAENPALSIPTHLDAVEYPVWREQLAKAAADNGASIDVINVLKCLPRSQYESKEQVQRDLAEAARRFATGNHDEDDGVARDRRNIGRDLVENAPPGNSRHP, encoded by the coding sequence ATGGCTTACGGACAGGCGGAGAACCCGGCGCTCTCGATCCCCACCCACTTGGACGCGGTGGAGTATCCGGTGTGGCGCGAGCAGCTTGCCAAGGCGGCTGCGGACAACGGTGCCTCCATTGATGTCATCAACGTCCTCAAGTGCTTGCCGCGCTCACAGTACGAGTCGAAGGAGCAGGTGCAGCGCGACCTGGCCGAGGCGGCGCGGCGGTTCGCCACGGGCAACCATGACGAGGACGATGGGGTGGCGCGTGACCGGCGCAACATCGGCAGGGACTTGGTGGAGAACGCCCCTCCGGGCAACTCGCGTCATCCTTGA
- a CDS encoding ArsR/SmtB family transcription factor yields the protein MDVLSQSFRVLGDATRLRILRLVAQAPLNVTELVSLVGVAQSSVSHHLGKLKGLGLIREERQAGYTYYSLALEPADSRWPLIRLAQEAEDDTGDSARLKDLLRAREDRQALNERLLEPGQSWSLWAGALASLLPPLDVADFGCGTGTLSVAIARWAHRVWAIDQNSEALAQAKERAAREGRANIQFLCENLHRLSLPTGERDLVVISQSLHHVESPAAVLAEASRLLKPGGKLVVLELMPHEERWVLDRLGHRHLGFLPEFLEAALRETGFQSLNREVHARDGASPFRVFLLTGVKAA from the coding sequence ATGGATGTTCTCTCCCAGTCCTTTCGCGTCCTTGGCGATGCGACACGGCTGCGGATCCTGCGCCTCGTGGCCCAAGCTCCGCTGAACGTGACGGAACTGGTGTCCCTGGTGGGCGTGGCGCAGTCCTCGGTCTCCCATCACCTGGGCAAGCTCAAGGGGCTGGGCCTCATCCGCGAGGAGCGCCAGGCTGGCTACACCTACTATTCCCTGGCCCTGGAGCCGGCGGACAGCCGCTGGCCGCTCATCCGGCTGGCCCAGGAGGCCGAGGACGACACCGGCGACTCCGCCCGGCTGAAGGACCTGCTCCGCGCGCGCGAGGACCGGCAGGCGCTCAACGAGCGGCTCCTGGAGCCGGGCCAGTCCTGGTCCCTGTGGGCGGGCGCGCTCGCCTCGCTGCTGCCCCCGCTGGATGTCGCGGACTTTGGCTGCGGCACCGGCACGCTCTCGGTGGCCATCGCCCGCTGGGCCCACCGGGTCTGGGCCATTGATCAAAACTCCGAGGCGCTCGCCCAGGCGAAGGAGCGCGCCGCGCGCGAGGGCCGCGCCAACATCCAGTTCCTGTGCGAGAACCTGCACCGGCTGTCCCTGCCCACGGGCGAGCGGGATCTCGTCGTCATCTCCCAGAGCCTGCACCACGTGGAGTCCCCGGCGGCGGTGCTGGCCGAGGCCTCCCGGCTGCTCAAGCCCGGGGGCAAGCTGGTGGTGCTGGAGCTGATGCCGCACGAGGAGCGCTGGGTGCTCGACCGGCTGGGCCACAGGCACCTGGGCTTCTTGCCCGAATTTCTCGAGGCCGCGTTGCGTGAGACCGGCTTCCAGTCTCTCAACCGTGAGGTCCACGCGCGCGACGGGGCCAGTCCGTTTCGCGTGTTCCTCCTGACCGGAGTCAAAGCCGCATGA
- a CDS encoding SirB1 family protein: MNFSSGFGSPLARERLVSALAADPPRLDLAALAIATLANPALDTAACLHTLDMLAARVSVEVERQFEQGESLSRLRALRHVLADIEGFRGNEKDYFSPHNSFLDHVLAHKVGLPITLSVVYLEVARRAGIPLYGVAFPGHFLVACNAGDHKLVIDPFHNGDILTEHGCEELLKRVAPQLRFDSAKLAPAPVELITYRMLSNLKRVYLERDDAERGLTVVDLLLLLAPDHPGELRTRALLLMKVGAFRASLKDVDRCLELSPDAPDRERLELLSKELRERLEHLN, from the coding sequence GTGAACTTCTCCTCCGGATTCGGTTCTCCGCTGGCCCGGGAGCGCCTGGTCTCCGCCCTCGCCGCGGATCCGCCTCGCCTGGATCTCGCCGCCCTGGCCATCGCCACCCTGGCCAACCCCGCGCTGGACACCGCCGCGTGTCTGCACACGCTGGACATGCTGGCCGCCCGGGTGTCGGTGGAAGTCGAGCGCCAGTTCGAGCAAGGCGAGTCCCTGTCCCGGCTGCGGGCCCTGCGCCATGTCCTGGCGGACATCGAGGGCTTCCGCGGCAACGAGAAGGACTACTTCTCGCCCCACAACAGCTTCCTGGACCACGTGCTGGCCCACAAGGTGGGGCTGCCCATCACCCTGTCCGTGGTGTACCTGGAGGTCGCCCGCCGGGCGGGCATTCCCCTGTACGGGGTGGCCTTCCCGGGCCACTTCCTGGTGGCGTGCAACGCGGGGGACCACAAGCTGGTCATTGATCCGTTCCACAACGGCGACATCCTCACCGAGCACGGCTGCGAGGAGCTGCTCAAGCGCGTGGCACCGCAGCTGCGCTTCGACAGCGCCAAGCTGGCCCCCGCGCCCGTGGAGCTCATCACCTACCGGATGCTCTCCAACCTCAAGCGCGTGTACCTGGAGCGGGACGACGCCGAGCGGGGGCTCACCGTGGTGGACCTGCTGCTGCTGCTGGCCCCGGACCACCCGGGGGAGCTGCGCACGCGCGCCCTGCTGCTGATGAAGGTGGGGGCGTTCCGCGCCTCCCTCAAGGATGTGGACCGCTGCCTGGAGCTGTCCCCGGACGCGCCAGACCGCGAGCGCCTGGAGCTGCTGTCCAAGGAGCTGCGCGAGCGGTTGGAGCACCTCAACTGA